In Dysidea avara chromosome 3, odDysAvar1.4, whole genome shotgun sequence, a single window of DNA contains:
- the LOC136248410 gene encoding uncharacterized protein encodes MTSSTMSQPAVFPLEQEQIMSPGSYTQLLYYPIYGQNFRLRPYKQSNFLHACTKLEIIGCPIHECKAEKNLSEDDGVVVTMDGSMVPNKDLFNFDNGQSFAYPVMRTTPISPLHFPFSSTNNGNWYTWFR; translated from the exons ATGACCAGTTCTACTATGTCACAACCTGCT GTGTTTCCTTTGGAACAGGAGCAGATTATGAGCCCCGGCTCATACACACAGCTGTTATATTATCCAATTTATGGCCAAAACTTCAGACTAAGACCATACAAgcagagcaattttcttcatGCTTGCACAAAACTTGAGATAATTGGATGTCCAATACATG AGTGCAAGGCAGAAAAGAATTTGAGTGAGGATGATGGTGTTGTGGTCACAATGGATGGATCAATGGTACCAAATAAGGACCTGTTTAACTTTGACAATGGACAGTCATTTGCTTACCCAGTGATGAGGACCACCCCAATATCACCATTACATTTCCCCTTCAGTAGTACAAATAATGGAAATTGGTATACGTGGTTCAGATAG
- the LOC136248411 gene encoding uncharacterized protein, protein MMLSVVFEILLLVLMISRRLEISAECTGNYPLMSGLHFSVLDYQITSNSNDSNCYPGSLFEEDSSCEVLWNYEARIGADHYRGWCSEYINSGDDEPYLQVDFGREVIIRQVETQGFYINDEARYVQGFWLAYGTSTTIPLTAVTEVNSNTTKMFSGQLNSDITASMFQDLPHPISARIVRLYSMSLGRTCVKLELHGCVPQREEECQSVYQLSCCTFGLPGDLIRNVVATSQDQYDPIEYIVLYNELPRFWCADRNDPFPINVTFYFNEEILLTSVTYHALDGPTADDYVTLYSWEYSVGNSSFRTYADLNNMTVFVNNREDKFQQTFWDPIRVQTLRFVILGSHIRPCIAFQFFGCKVSGVTLNSIPQVSTITTSTTNIITSTSIINYIPTSSVVSSTNSSVDHSITTVPLSSLTTQTTSTLMASPTPSPPASRCYGNGEALISGTRYYVSDDQLSASGYDPLHYTYDNMNERVLLRPEEGRVASYTYSGFLGWCSQIVTNLVNNAPYIQVEFGTIVVISAGAIQGIEINEDERQPRYVSRFQLAYMDLESEEFCVVNDENGNPMIFQGNNGDDYLDNIKFTIPTESRGKIFRLYPLNWTSLAVVDGTNTINTGRVCLKWELYGCAELESEESHHCQPDQEEEFNDMITNITSNSNDELVESSLLHNEDDDDHWCPSVEGVDLPLVISFNFDEEVIITSMVIVGRETRNADYFITSYSLSYTTNDDLCNLTQYKDLLGRSVFHNNRVRPFFHSFWEPIRVRQLQLLITDWHITPCLSVGLFGCRISEAISDSSSMDGTHSSFDGTCIAPPNNVLLTCVNVDKKIISDDDDNTATIVAIVLPIILTLLLVTIVTVLLWTRFRRKTEKHHFQMSSGSIQSENPMYEQYTTFIKANTASGHYDKTKFGGLERTDPLKPDNFYARISTADDKDSYNKLEHQKDESKPHHHPNGTFYEVIENPSQDQASQQQIQDHVQEGPHGIAATYEVLTSLNN, encoded by the exons ATGATGTTATCAGTCGTCTTCGAGATCCTTTTACTAGTGCTAATGATTTCAAGACGATTGGAGATCTCAGCAG AATGTACAGGTAACTATCCTCTCATGAGTGGGCTACACTTCTCAGTGTTGGATTATCAGATAACATCTAATAGTAATGACTCCAATTGTTATCCTGGTAGCCTGTTTGAAGAGGACTCATCTTGTGAGGTACTGTGGAACTACGAGGCTCGTATAGGAGCTGACCACTATCGTGGATGGTGTTCTGAATATATCAACAGTGGAGATGATGAGCCTTACCTTCAGGTGGACTTTGGAAGAGAAGTAATCATCCGACAAGTTGAAACTCAAGGATTTTATATAAATGATGAGGCAAGATATGTCCAAGGCTTTTGGCTAGCATATGGTACAAGTACAACCATACCACTCACTGCTGTAACAGAAGTTAATTCAAACACTACTAAG ATGTTTTCAGGCCAATTGAATAGTGACATTACAGCATCAATGTTTCAAGACCTCCCACATCCCATTAGTGCCAGAATTGTTCGGCTGTATTCAATGTCATTAGGAAGAACTTGTGTTAAACTAGAACTTCATGGCTGTGTGCCACAGAGAGAAGAGG AATGTCAGTCAGTGTACCAGTTAAGCTGTTGTACATTTGGTCTGCCTGGAGACTTGATCAGAAATGTTGTGGCAACATCCCAAGATCAATATGACCCTATAGAATACATTGTGCTCTACAATGAACTACCAAGATTCTGGTGTGCTGATAGAAATGATCCTTTCCCCATAAATGTGACGTTCTACTTCAATGAGGAAATTTTGCTGACATCAGTGACATATCATGCCCTTGACGGTCCAACTGCTGATGATTATGTTACTCTTTATTCTTGGGAGTATTCAGTTGGTAATTCATCATTTAGGACATATGCTGATCTGAACAACATGACT GTGTTTGTGAATAACAGAGAGGACAAGTTTCAACAAACATTTTGGGATCCAATTCGTGTACAGACTTTAAGATTTGTCATTCTTGGTTCACACATTCGACCATGTATTGCATTTCAATTCTTTGGCTGCAAAGTCAGTGGAG TAACTTTGAATTCAATACCTCAAGTATCTACCATCACCACCTCCACTACTAATATCATAACCAGTACATCAATCATTAACTATATACCTACTAGTAGTGTTGTATCATCAACAAACTCATCTGTTGATCACAGTATAACTACTGTACCATTGTCATCTTTGACAACACAAACTACATCTACACTAATGGCATCACCAACTCCTTCACCTCCAG CCTCAAGATGTTACGGTAATGGAGAGGCACTGATATCAGGAACACGTTACTATGTTAGTGATGACCAGTTATCAGCTAGTGGATATGatccactacactacacttatgATAACATGAATGAGAGGGTGCTACTGAGACCAGAGGAGGGTAGAGTTGCTAGTTACACGTACTCTGGTTTTCTGGGATGGTGTTCACAGATTGTGACTAATTTGGTGAACAATGCACCTTATATTCAGGTGGAGTTTGGTACCATTGTAGTCATATCTGCTGGAGCAATACAAGGTATTGAGATTAATGAAGATGAGAGACAACCCCGATATGTCAGCAGATTTCAGTTAGCATACATGGATTTAGAATCAGAAGAATTCTGTGTTGTGAATGATGAGAATGGAAATCCGATG ATATTTCAAGGCAATAATGGTGATGATTATCTTGACAATATAAAGTTCACCATACCAACTGAAAGTAGAGGCAAAATATTTAGACTTTATCCACTAAACTGGACATCATTAGCTGTGGTAGATGGAACTAACACAATAAATACTGGTAGAGTTTGTCTGAAATGGGAATTGTATGGTTGTGCTGAACTGGAGAGCGAAG AATCACATCACTGTCAGCCTGATCAAGAAGAGGAGTTTAATGATATGATCACAAACATCACTAGTAATTCTAATGATGAACTGGTTGAGTCAAGCTTGTTACATAATGAGGATGATGATGATCATTGGTGTCCATCTGTTGAAGGAGTGGATCTTCCTTTGGTCATCAGTTTTAATTTTGATGAGGAAGTGATTATCACATCAATGGtgatagtagggagggagaccAGAAATGCTGACTACTTTATAACATCATATTCTTTGTCTTATACTACTAATGATGATTTGTGTAACCTAACTCAGTACAAGGATCTGCTAGGAAGATCA GTATTTCACAACAATCGTGTTCGGCCATTCTTTCATTCATTTTGGGAGCCCATTCGTGTCCGACAACTTCAACTACTCATAACAGACTGGCATATCACTCCATGTCTTTCAGTTGGACTGTTTGGCTGCAGGATCAGTGAAG CTATTTCTGACTCTAGCTCAATGGATGGCACTCATTCCTCATTTGATGGTACATGTATTGCACCACCAAATAATGTATTGCTCACTTGTGTCAATGTGGATAAGAAAATAAtttctgatgatgatgacaatacAGCAACAATTGTAGCAATAGTGTTACCAATTATCCTGACACTATTACTAGTGACCATTGTGACTGTGTTACTTTGGACGAGATTTAGAAGGAAAACTGAAAA GCATCACTTTCAGATGTCTTCAGGTTCAATTCAATCAGAAAATCCAATGTATGAGCAGTATACAAC ATTTATTAAAGCAAATACAGCAAGTGGCCATTATGACAAGACTAAATTTGG TGGGCTTGAAAGAACTGATCCATTGAAACCAGATAATTTCTATGCAAGAATATCCACAGCTGATGACAAGGATAGCTACAATAAACTGGAACATCAAAAAGATGAATCCAAACCTCATCACCACCCCAACGGTACATTTTATGAAGTGATAGAGAACCCAAGTCAAGATCAAGCAAGCCAACAACAAATACAAGACCATGTGCAAGAAGGACCACATGGAATTGCTGCAACTTATGAAGTACTCACCAGTTTGAACAATTAA